A DNA window from Actinokineospora baliensis contains the following coding sequences:
- a CDS encoding alpha/beta hydrolase — protein sequence MPSTSENVKVRTLDGLTLAGTLVLPATQQQRSLVMVHGGGVTREEGGFFTRLAEGVAESGVASLRFDLRGHGESGGRQQDLTLSMVLNDIRVVADYLRQRTGHERVCLLGTSFGGGITGYYAGMRPSEVQRLVLLNPQFDYKKRTIDSRAYWTNDQLDAAVAHELAERGYIDFTPTFKHGSAIFNEVFWLKPHENIHKIQAPTLVVHGTHDTFVDIENSRAAINHLTAEHRLLEIDGAQHGFAVHDDPHYLHPQSQVWQAEVIKAVKDWLIA from the coding sequence GTGCCTTCGACCAGCGAGAACGTCAAGGTTCGCACTCTCGACGGCCTCACCCTCGCCGGGACACTGGTCCTGCCAGCGACCCAGCAACAGCGAAGCCTGGTGATGGTGCATGGCGGAGGCGTGACGCGTGAAGAGGGCGGGTTCTTCACGCGCCTTGCCGAGGGGGTGGCCGAGTCTGGTGTCGCGTCGTTGCGGTTCGACCTGCGTGGACATGGCGAGAGCGGGGGACGCCAGCAGGACTTGACACTGTCCATGGTGCTCAACGACATCCGTGTGGTCGCTGACTACCTGCGCCAGCGCACAGGGCATGAACGCGTGTGCCTGCTGGGCACGAGCTTCGGCGGCGGCATCACCGGTTACTACGCCGGGATGAGGCCGAGCGAGGTCCAACGGCTCGTGCTGCTCAACCCGCAGTTCGACTACAAGAAGCGCACGATCGACAGCCGCGCTTACTGGACCAACGACCAACTCGACGCTGCCGTCGCACACGAGTTGGCCGAGCGCGGGTACATCGACTTCACGCCGACCTTCAAGCACGGCAGCGCCATCTTCAACGAGGTGTTCTGGCTCAAGCCGCACGAGAACATCCACAAGATCCAGGCTCCGACGCTCGTCGTCCACGGAACCCACGACACCTTCGTGGACATCGAAAACTCCCGCGCCGCCATCAACCACCTGACCGCCGAGCACCGACTGCTGGAGATCGACGGAGCACAACACGGTTTCGCCGTCCACGACGATCCTCACTACCTCCACCCCCAGAGCCAAGTCTGGCAGGCTGAAGTCATCAAGGCCGTCAAGGATTGGCTCATCGCCTAG
- a CDS encoding helix-turn-helix domain-containing protein yields MAPSRRRLTKLRRAAGHTQESLAAELLVARITVYRWEAGLTVPQATLLPDLAGVLGVSPIELDAALSADRVTAGAYVGQAPDEDVDHVVKALTAGARYFDGAVVDYFRRQLAASMAHDGTDGPRAALPGVLALMRSVEEHAGEVTIPVRKDLLAFGAQGAEFAGWLFRDSDDLERATYWYDRAMEWSQEAGDFGMQGYMLLKKSQMAYDARNAAKVASLAQAAQHLPWPVPAKVRAEVTQQEALGLAMIGEPLDLVHRKLDEAGAVLASDSGDDTDVPNAYFNDSTLQLRNASTLTEAGRPGEAATLFGDILATGTLSRRDAAYFFARRAAALALSGEPDEAAAVGMHSASEARTTRSQRTVNVLRDLQVSLTPWRGRPLVRDLRDAVHQVTAP; encoded by the coding sequence ATGGCACCATCGCGCCGCCGTTTGACCAAGCTGCGAAGGGCAGCTGGCCACACGCAAGAGAGTCTTGCCGCCGAGCTGCTGGTCGCTCGGATCACGGTGTACCGCTGGGAAGCGGGCTTGACAGTCCCGCAAGCCACGTTGCTGCCTGATCTGGCTGGAGTCCTCGGGGTTTCGCCGATCGAGCTGGACGCCGCTCTCTCCGCCGACCGGGTAACAGCGGGTGCCTACGTCGGGCAGGCACCGGACGAAGACGTCGATCATGTGGTCAAGGCGCTGACCGCGGGCGCCCGATACTTCGACGGCGCGGTGGTGGACTACTTCCGGCGTCAGCTCGCCGCCTCCATGGCCCATGACGGGACCGACGGGCCGCGAGCGGCACTCCCTGGCGTTCTCGCGCTGATGCGATCGGTCGAGGAGCACGCGGGGGAAGTCACGATCCCCGTGCGCAAAGACCTGCTCGCCTTTGGTGCACAGGGGGCGGAGTTCGCTGGTTGGTTGTTCCGCGACAGCGACGACCTGGAGCGGGCTACGTATTGGTACGACCGGGCGATGGAGTGGTCGCAGGAGGCTGGCGACTTCGGGATGCAGGGCTACATGCTTTTGAAGAAGTCACAGATGGCCTACGACGCCAGAAACGCCGCGAAGGTAGCGTCGTTGGCCCAGGCCGCCCAGCACCTGCCGTGGCCGGTTCCGGCCAAGGTCCGCGCGGAGGTGACTCAACAGGAGGCTCTGGGCTTGGCCATGATCGGGGAGCCACTCGACCTGGTGCACCGCAAACTTGATGAAGCCGGTGCGGTGCTGGCCAGCGACTCTGGTGATGACACCGATGTGCCCAACGCGTACTTCAACGACAGTACCTTGCAACTCCGCAACGCCAGCACCCTCACCGAGGCGGGGCGCCCCGGCGAGGCGGCGACGCTGTTCGGCGACATCCTCGCCACTGGGACTTTGTCGAGGCGCGATGCCGCGTACTTCTTCGCACGCCGTGCTGCGGCTCTGGCATTGAGCGGGGAGCCGGACGAAGCCGCGGCGGTGGGCATGCACTCGGCTTCGGAGGCGCGGACCACGAGATCCCAACGAACGGTCAACGTCCTGCGCGATCTGCAGGTCAGCCTCACCCCATGGCGTGGCCGCCCTCTGGTCCGCGATCTTCGGGACGCAGTTCACCAGGTGACCGCGCCCTAG
- a CDS encoding helix-turn-helix domain-containing protein: protein MSSSLDWPVIARCIAERVAELNMSQHELAERSHVSQAIIRELQYNTVQRNRSARTLEALSVALQLHPDHLSLLLMGRTPPLPDDSPEEDPVTARLAAVERRLTEIADALQEFRIDLAIILHNTRRD from the coding sequence ATGAGTTCATCTCTCGACTGGCCCGTCATCGCCCGCTGCATCGCCGAACGCGTGGCGGAGCTGAACATGAGCCAACACGAACTCGCTGAACGCTCACACGTCTCGCAAGCCATCATCCGCGAACTGCAGTACAACACCGTTCAACGCAACCGCAGCGCCCGGACCCTGGAAGCCCTCTCCGTCGCCCTCCAACTCCACCCCGACCACCTGTCTCTGCTCCTGATGGGCCGCACCCCACCACTTCCCGACGACAGCCCGGAGGAAGACCCCGTGACAGCACGACTCGCAGCCGTGGAACGGCGCCTGACCGAGATCGCGGACGCGCTCCAAGAGTTCCGAATCGACCTAGCGATAATCCTGCACAACACCCGCCGCGATTGA
- a CDS encoding helix-turn-helix domain-containing protein: MLHLDIDIQQLAARSRVSPTTINELVRNTTQRDRHSLTLARLSRALQLDPDHLRHIASTPTEPTVTIVRRTSPRRRQ; this comes from the coding sequence ATGCTCCACTTGGACATCGACATCCAACAACTCGCCGCGCGATCCCGAGTCTCACCCACCACCATCAACGAACTCGTCCGCAACACGACCCAACGCGATCGCCACTCGCTCACCCTCGCCCGACTGTCCCGCGCCCTCCAACTCGATCCCGACCACCTTCGCCATATCGCGAGCACACCCACTGAACCTACGGTCACCATCGTCCGTCGGACGTCACCCCGACGGAGGCAATAG
- a CDS encoding MFS transporter — translation MTETSKRLRAVLIPLALAQFICSFAGSNMNVMIHDISTDLGTTVHGVQVTITIFLLVMAALMLPGGKLTDRYGRKRCFIAGLSIYGVGAVISALAPNLGVLILGNSILEGVGTALLIPPVYILATVLYPDLTTRARAFGAIMAMGGIGAAAGPLIGGLITSALSWRAAFAFQALVILAIVLLSRSITDPLPADPTRTLDVTGTILSAVGLVLLVGGIQFASHNVWVMLGLLLAGALTLLWFFRSVRDKEIIGREPLVPTTIFRNRTSNLGLITQNAQWLVLMGISFVTSVYLQVVRGYDAIQTGVIFTSATVGLLASSLSAERLARRRPQRTLVMAGFVLTVAGIVTLLVLVGAFPTPWASIPGLLLIGLGLGVMLTPSVNIVQSSFPEPLQGSISGVSRSVSNLGSALGTAIAGTILLANPAGHGFLVAMVVLAVIAMGGLVASALLPPSG, via the coding sequence ATGACCGAGACGAGCAAACGCCTGAGGGCGGTGCTGATCCCGTTGGCGCTCGCGCAGTTCATCTGCAGCTTCGCGGGCTCGAACATGAACGTGATGATCCACGACATCAGCACCGACCTCGGCACCACCGTGCACGGCGTGCAGGTGACGATCACGATCTTCCTGCTGGTGATGGCGGCGCTGATGCTGCCGGGCGGCAAGCTGACCGACCGGTACGGCCGCAAGCGGTGCTTCATCGCGGGCCTGTCGATCTACGGGGTGGGCGCCGTCATCAGCGCGCTCGCACCGAACCTCGGCGTGCTCATCCTGGGCAACTCGATCCTGGAGGGCGTCGGCACCGCACTGCTCATCCCACCCGTGTACATCCTGGCCACGGTCCTCTACCCCGACCTGACCACCCGAGCCAGAGCGTTCGGCGCCATCATGGCGATGGGCGGCATCGGCGCCGCCGCAGGCCCCCTCATCGGCGGCCTGATCACCTCCGCCCTGAGCTGGCGCGCCGCCTTCGCCTTCCAGGCCCTCGTCATCCTGGCGATCGTCCTATTGAGCCGGTCAATCACCGACCCCCTCCCCGCCGACCCCACCCGCACCCTGGACGTCACCGGCACCATCCTGTCCGCCGTCGGCCTGGTCCTGCTCGTCGGCGGGATCCAGTTCGCCTCCCACAACGTGTGGGTGATGCTGGGCCTGTTGCTCGCGGGAGCCCTCACCCTCCTCTGGTTCTTCCGCTCCGTCCGCGACAAGGAAATCATCGGCCGAGAACCCTTGGTCCCCACCACCATCTTCCGCAACCGGACATCCAACCTAGGCCTCATCACCCAGAACGCCCAATGGCTGGTCCTCATGGGCATCTCCTTCGTGACCTCGGTATACCTCCAGGTCGTCCGCGGCTACGACGCCATCCAGACCGGAGTGATCTTCACCTCCGCCACCGTCGGCTTGCTGGCGTCCTCCCTCTCAGCCGAACGCCTCGCCCGCAGGCGACCACAACGGACTCTCGTAATGGCGGGGTTTGTCCTGACTGTGGCGGGAATCGTGACACTGCTCGTGCTGGTCGGCGCGTTCCCGACGCCTTGGGCGAGCATCCCCGGGCTGCTGCTGATCGGACTCGGACTGGGCGTGATGCTGACGCCGTCGGTGAACATCGTGCAGTCGAGCTTCCCAGAACCATTGCAGGGCAGCATATCCGGCGTATCGCGCAGCGTCTCGAACCTGGGATCGGCACTGGGGACAGCGATCGCGGGAACCATCCTGCTCGCGAACCCCGCGGGGCACGGGTTCCTGGTTGCGATGGTGGTGCTCGCCGTGATCGCAATGGGCGGACTGGTCGCGTCGGCCCTATTGCCTCCGTCGGGGTGA
- a CDS encoding dipeptidase, with product MAQPHMEYVDLEARVAGLMPRARAELAELVAFRSVADPRLFPREECDRAAEWVRSHFAELGFADARLVKTSDGSSAVIGSRPCANPGAPTVLLYAHYDVQPPLDEAAWRTPPFQLTDSGSRWYGRGSADCKGNIIMHLTALRALDDDIPVNLKLVVEGSEEQGTGGLEDLVVASPGVLRADAILVCDTGNAAVGRPAATVSLRGMVNVVVTVEALSSELHSGMFGGAAPDALAALVHILATLRDREGNTTVTGVPGGQTWSGEQYPTDQFRFDAGVPDGIAVLGSGAVSDMLWARPALTILGIDCPPVVGSTAAITPRAAARLNLRIPPGTDPDEAEAALVAHLHAAAPWGVRVSVEPEAKGPPFSASQAGPAYQALAAAMAEAYGTPITTLGQGGSIPLCATLADTYPDAEIVLIGVEEPRSLIHAPNESVSPAEIAAMARTEAVFLRRYAKLFDTA from the coding sequence ATGGCCCAACCGCACATGGAGTACGTGGACCTGGAGGCGCGCGTCGCGGGGCTGATGCCGCGGGCACGTGCGGAGCTCGCGGAACTCGTCGCATTCCGGTCAGTGGCCGACCCGCGGCTGTTCCCGCGCGAGGAATGCGATCGAGCGGCCGAGTGGGTTCGGAGCCACTTCGCCGAACTTGGGTTCGCCGACGCGCGCTTGGTCAAGACCTCGGACGGCAGTTCCGCGGTCATCGGATCGCGGCCCTGCGCCAATCCCGGCGCACCCACGGTGTTGCTGTACGCGCACTACGACGTTCAGCCACCACTCGACGAGGCCGCGTGGCGCACTCCGCCCTTCCAGCTCACCGATTCCGGAAGTCGTTGGTATGGAAGGGGCAGTGCGGATTGCAAGGGGAACATCATCATGCACCTCACAGCGTTGCGCGCCCTCGACGACGACATCCCGGTCAACCTCAAACTGGTCGTGGAGGGTTCGGAGGAACAGGGCACCGGCGGGCTCGAGGACCTGGTGGTCGCCAGTCCCGGTGTGCTGCGGGCGGACGCGATCCTGGTGTGCGACACGGGGAACGCGGCCGTCGGTCGACCCGCGGCGACGGTCAGCCTCCGCGGCATGGTCAATGTCGTGGTCACCGTGGAGGCGTTGTCGTCAGAGCTGCACTCCGGCATGTTCGGCGGGGCGGCGCCAGATGCCCTCGCCGCGCTCGTGCACATCCTGGCGACATTGCGCGACCGGGAAGGCAACACCACGGTGACCGGTGTGCCAGGTGGACAGACCTGGTCCGGGGAGCAGTACCCGACCGACCAGTTCCGGTTCGACGCGGGCGTTCCCGACGGGATCGCGGTGCTCGGCAGCGGTGCTGTTTCGGACATGCTGTGGGCGCGGCCCGCGCTGACCATCCTCGGGATCGACTGCCCACCGGTGGTGGGCTCGACGGCGGCGATCACCCCAAGAGCCGCTGCCCGACTCAACCTGCGGATCCCGCCGGGGACCGACCCGGACGAAGCCGAGGCCGCGCTCGTCGCGCACCTGCACGCCGCCGCGCCCTGGGGCGTCCGGGTTTCCGTTGAGCCGGAGGCGAAAGGGCCGCCGTTCAGCGCGAGCCAAGCTGGTCCGGCCTACCAGGCGCTCGCCGCCGCGATGGCCGAGGCATACGGCACGCCGATAACCACCCTCGGCCAGGGCGGGTCGATCCCGCTCTGCGCCACGCTCGCGGACACCTATCCGGACGCGGAGATCGTCCTAATAGGAGTCGAGGAGCCCCGGTCGCTCATCCACGCGCCCAACGAAAGCGTGTCACCCGCCGAGATCGCCGCGATGGCCCGCACCGAAGCGGTCTTCCTCCGGCGGTACGCAAAGCTGTTCGACACCGCGTGA
- a CDS encoding APC family permease, translating into MSSLPTDRSPARPSWISWVALALMTTSSVASLRPAPTMAIYGLACVFLYLVPALVFLLPTSLVSAELASGWKGGVYNWVARGISKPMGFLAVWCQFAMTIFYYPSLLGYVASTLAYVFTPSLAGNGLWTASVIVITYWAGVWISSRGTKGVAGLASGGLIIGTLVPGALLVLLGFVFLGQGNASAAPMTADHLLPAWTGLASLVLIVNNFLSYSGMEMNAVHVSSLRDPAKGFPRAMFLAMGLVLLIFILPALAISWVIPADQLSLTAGVMQAFDAVFAHFGWQFLTPVIGIMLVIASLGGMLTWLAGPSKGLLLISRQEGYLPPVLQRLNKNGVQQNILVAQGLITTGIALLYAFIPDVSSAYWIFSVITTQVYLIMYLLLFVAAVRLRRKEPEHPRGFRAPMLVGLCGVGFTASLAALLVGFIPPSQFSSGNTGLYLLVVGGGAIGLGIVVPLLFYRLRKPSWKMEVAT; encoded by the coding sequence ATGAGCAGCCTGCCCACCGATCGATCACCCGCGCGGCCGAGCTGGATCTCCTGGGTCGCGCTGGCGTTGATGACCACCAGCTCGGTCGCCAGCCTGCGACCGGCGCCCACGATGGCCATCTACGGGCTCGCGTGCGTGTTCCTCTACTTGGTTCCGGCGCTCGTGTTCCTGTTACCGACCTCGCTGGTGTCCGCCGAGCTCGCCTCTGGCTGGAAGGGCGGCGTCTACAACTGGGTGGCGCGCGGGATCTCGAAGCCGATGGGCTTCCTCGCTGTCTGGTGCCAGTTCGCGATGACGATCTTCTACTACCCCAGCCTGCTCGGGTACGTCGCCAGCACGCTCGCCTACGTGTTCACCCCCTCGCTGGCGGGCAACGGCCTGTGGACGGCGTCGGTCATCGTCATCACCTACTGGGCAGGTGTCTGGATCTCCTCACGGGGCACCAAGGGCGTGGCCGGTCTGGCCAGCGGCGGCCTGATCATCGGCACGCTCGTACCGGGCGCACTGCTGGTCCTGCTCGGGTTCGTATTCCTGGGGCAGGGCAACGCGTCCGCCGCGCCGATGACCGCAGACCACCTGCTGCCCGCGTGGACAGGTTTGGCTAGCCTTGTGCTGATCGTCAACAACTTCCTGTCCTACTCGGGCATGGAGATGAACGCGGTGCACGTGTCCTCGCTGCGCGACCCGGCGAAGGGGTTCCCGCGCGCCATGTTCCTGGCGATGGGCTTGGTGCTGCTGATCTTCATCCTGCCCGCGCTGGCCATCAGCTGGGTGATCCCGGCCGACCAGCTCTCGCTCACCGCCGGGGTGATGCAGGCCTTCGACGCGGTGTTCGCGCACTTCGGGTGGCAGTTCCTGACGCCGGTCATCGGAATCATGCTGGTCATCGCCTCGCTCGGCGGCATGCTGACCTGGTTGGCCGGTCCGTCGAAGGGCCTGCTGCTGATCTCCCGCCAGGAGGGCTACCTACCGCCGGTGCTGCAGCGGCTCAACAAGAACGGCGTCCAGCAGAACATCTTGGTGGCGCAGGGGTTGATCACCACGGGGATCGCGTTGCTGTACGCGTTCATCCCGGACGTCTCCAGCGCGTACTGGATCTTCTCGGTGATCACCACGCAGGTCTACCTGATCATGTACCTGCTGCTGTTCGTCGCCGCTGTCCGGTTGCGGCGCAAGGAACCCGAGCACCCCAGGGGGTTCCGGGCGCCGATGCTGGTGGGCCTGTGCGGGGTCGGGTTCACCGCGTCGCTGGCCGCGCTGCTGGTCGGGTTCATCCCGCCGTCGCAGTTCAGCTCGGGCAACACCGGGCTGTACCTGCTGGTCGTCGGCGGCGGTGCCATCGGGCTCGGCATCGTGGTGCCACTGCTGTTCTACCGGCTCCGCAAACCGTCGTGGAAGATGGAGGTGGCGACCTGA
- a CDS encoding DUF1269 domain-containing protein — translation MATLTIWRYETAGGAQEAVRSLESLSKRDLITVHDAATVSWPEGAKKPKLRQLRNLAGRGALSGAFWGMLFGLIFLIPLFGAAVGAAFGAIGGSLADVGIDDDLIKQIRDEVTPGTSALFVLSEDAVLDKVQAEFAGQEKPKLIFTNLGADQEDKLRDVFAEEPTA, via the coding sequence ATGGCCACCTTGACGATCTGGCGCTACGAAACCGCGGGCGGGGCCCAGGAGGCGGTGCGGTCGTTGGAGTCGCTGAGCAAGCGCGACCTCATCACCGTGCACGACGCGGCGACGGTGTCCTGGCCGGAGGGGGCCAAGAAGCCCAAGCTGCGCCAGTTGCGCAACCTCGCGGGCCGAGGCGCGCTGTCCGGGGCGTTCTGGGGGATGTTGTTCGGCCTGATCTTCCTGATCCCGCTGTTCGGTGCGGCGGTCGGTGCCGCGTTCGGCGCGATCGGCGGGTCACTGGCCGATGTCGGGATCGACGACGACCTGATCAAGCAGATCCGCGATGAGGTCACACCAGGCACCTCCGCGCTGTTCGTGCTCAGCGAGGACGCGGTGCTCGACAAGGTGCAGGCCGAGTTCGCGGGCCAGGAGAAGCCCAAGCTGATCTTCACCAACCTCGGTGCCGACCAGGAGGACAAGCTGCGCGACGTGTTCGCCGAGGAGCCGACCGCGTGA
- a CDS encoding AI-2E family transporter, which translates to MPRGLVLLLGGAAAVVVVGGMRVAAWLLAPVFLAMVIVIVVSPVHSWLRRRGLPPWAATAVLVVVVYGVLVSFALVVIGSLARLATELPRYTDQTRELLSGAADLAGRLGIAPGGLRESAQHADLGRFVSAAGALLGDLTGLATSVVFLLALLMFFSTETSVVEGRMRTIARTRPHIQLALADFASKTRRYFVVTTIFGLIIAVLDTVALAWTGIPLAVLWGLLSFVTNYIPNIGFILGVAPPALLGLLTEGPKGMLLVISIYVVINFVVQSLIQPRFVGDAVGLSTVLTFVSLVFWSWVLGVLGLLLAIPATLLAMALLVDTDPRADWAAALLGAPEREPSTRKGRRAAADEDQSTTPSG; encoded by the coding sequence ATGCCTCGGGGTTTGGTGCTCCTGCTCGGCGGCGCGGCCGCGGTCGTGGTGGTGGGTGGGATGCGGGTGGCGGCGTGGCTGCTCGCGCCGGTGTTCCTGGCGATGGTGATCGTGATCGTGGTCAGCCCGGTGCACAGCTGGTTGCGCCGCCGCGGTTTGCCACCGTGGGCCGCGACGGCTGTCCTCGTCGTCGTGGTGTACGGGGTTCTGGTCTCGTTCGCGCTGGTGGTGATCGGCTCGCTCGCCCGCCTCGCGACAGAACTCCCCCGCTACACCGATCAAACCCGAGAGCTGTTGTCCGGAGCCGCGGACCTGGCGGGGCGCTTGGGTATCGCTCCTGGCGGGCTGCGGGAGTCCGCCCAACACGCCGATCTCGGCCGGTTCGTCTCAGCGGCCGGGGCATTGCTCGGTGACCTCACCGGGTTGGCCACCAGTGTCGTGTTCCTGTTGGCGCTGCTGATGTTCTTCAGCACGGAGACCTCCGTGGTCGAGGGCCGGATGCGCACGATCGCCAGGACCAGACCGCACATCCAACTGGCCCTGGCGGACTTCGCGAGCAAGACGCGCCGCTACTTCGTGGTCACCACCATCTTCGGGCTGATCATCGCGGTGCTCGACACCGTCGCGCTGGCCTGGACCGGTATCCCGCTCGCGGTGCTGTGGGGCCTGTTGTCGTTCGTCACCAACTACATCCCCAACATCGGGTTCATCCTCGGTGTCGCGCCGCCCGCGCTGCTCGGTCTGCTCACCGAGGGACCGAAGGGCATGCTGCTGGTGATCAGCATCTACGTGGTCATCAACTTCGTGGTCCAGTCCCTGATCCAGCCGCGGTTCGTCGGCGACGCGGTCGGACTGTCCACTGTGCTCACATTCGTGTCGCTGGTGTTCTGGTCCTGGGTCCTCGGTGTGCTCGGCCTGCTGCTGGCCATCCCGGCCACCCTGCTGGCGATGGCGCTGCTCGTCGACACCGATCCGCGAGCCGACTGGGCCGCCGCGCTGCTCGGCGCGCCGGAACGCGAACCGTCCACACGCAAGGGTCGGCGGGCCGCGGCCGATGAAGATCAATCAACCACCCCGTCCGGATGA
- a CDS encoding glycoside hydrolase family 15 protein, with translation MDNYPLIADHGLIGDLQTAALVSTDGTIDWFCCPRFDSPTVFGSLLDSGRGGHCRIRPTHGPYTSRQLYFPDTAILITRFLSPSGTGEVVDFMVPVRGRAATDTHRLVRMVRCVRGEVEFELDVSPKFDYGREAHTTHLTEHGAIFAADDLALTLHAVREPDDERLAALAVTGEGAVRGTVTLRAGQVRGFVLESAADGPPRAIRAAEIERDFVATVRFWRTWLDTSTYRGRWREVVNRSAMTLKLMTYAPTGAVIAAPTAGLPEQVGGERNWDYRYTWIRDASFAVSALLGLGFTDEATDFSRWLRDRYEEGPLKIMYRVDGSADLVEEPLDWDGYRGSRPVRIGNDAADQLQLDIYGELLDSVYQAHRSGLGLGQRGWQGLVGMLDWLGANWDQPEEGIWETRGGREDFTYGRLMSWVAFDRGIRLSSELGRPAPLEQWRAHRDRIYAQVWDRGWHPGQRSFVQRYGSDVLDSSLLRMTTVGFVAPRDPKWLHTLAAMERDLVSDSLVYRYDPGAAPDGLAGDEGTFSLCSFNYVTALAVSGQLEKARLVFEKMLTYGNHLGLYAEEIGPTGEQLGNFPQAFTHLALIDAALALDKALDG, from the coding sequence GTGGACAACTACCCCTTGATCGCCGACCACGGACTGATCGGTGATCTCCAGACCGCCGCGCTCGTGAGCACCGACGGCACCATCGACTGGTTCTGCTGCCCCAGGTTCGACTCGCCGACGGTGTTCGGATCCCTGCTCGACTCCGGTCGCGGCGGCCACTGCCGGATCCGGCCAACTCACGGCCCTTACACCTCGCGGCAGCTCTACTTCCCGGACACGGCCATCCTGATCACCAGGTTCCTGTCCCCGTCGGGCACCGGGGAGGTGGTGGACTTCATGGTCCCGGTGCGGGGGCGCGCGGCCACGGACACGCACCGGCTGGTCCGGATGGTGCGGTGCGTGCGCGGTGAGGTCGAGTTCGAGTTGGACGTGTCACCGAAGTTCGACTACGGGCGCGAGGCGCACACCACGCACCTCACCGAGCACGGCGCGATCTTCGCCGCCGACGACCTCGCGCTGACCCTGCACGCCGTTCGGGAGCCTGACGACGAGCGGCTCGCGGCGCTGGCGGTCACGGGGGAGGGCGCGGTGCGCGGCACGGTGACGCTGCGCGCGGGGCAGGTTCGCGGGTTCGTGCTGGAGTCCGCCGCTGATGGACCGCCCCGGGCGATCCGCGCGGCCGAGATCGAGCGTGACTTCGTTGCCACGGTGCGGTTCTGGCGCACGTGGCTGGACACCTCGACCTACCGGGGGCGCTGGCGGGAGGTCGTCAACCGGTCCGCGATGACGCTCAAGCTGATGACCTACGCCCCGACCGGAGCGGTCATCGCGGCCCCCACGGCCGGGCTTCCCGAGCAGGTCGGCGGCGAACGCAACTGGGACTACCGGTACACGTGGATCAGGGACGCCTCGTTCGCGGTGTCGGCACTGCTGGGCCTCGGGTTCACCGACGAGGCCACCGACTTCTCCCGCTGGCTGCGCGACCGCTACGAGGAGGGCCCACTCAAGATCATGTACCGGGTCGACGGCTCGGCCGACCTGGTCGAGGAGCCCCTGGACTGGGACGGCTACCGCGGCTCGCGGCCGGTCAGGATCGGCAACGACGCGGCCGACCAGCTGCAGCTCGACATCTACGGCGAACTGCTCGACAGCGTCTACCAAGCTCATCGCAGCGGGCTCGGCCTGGGGCAGCGGGGCTGGCAGGGGCTGGTCGGGATGCTGGACTGGCTCGGGGCGAACTGGGACCAGCCGGAGGAGGGGATCTGGGAGACCCGGGGCGGCCGCGAGGACTTCACCTACGGCAGGTTGATGAGCTGGGTGGCGTTCGACCGGGGCATCCGCCTGTCGTCGGAACTGGGCAGGCCCGCGCCGCTGGAGCAGTGGCGTGCGCACCGGGACCGCATCTACGCCCAGGTCTGGGACCGGGGCTGGCACCCCGGTCAGCGCTCCTTCGTCCAGCGCTACGGGTCGGACGTGTTGGATTCGTCGCTGCTGCGCATGACCACCGTCGGCTTCGTCGCGCCCCGGGACCCGAAGTGGTTGCACACGTTGGCCGCGATGGAGCGGGACCTGGTGTCCGACAGCCTGGTCTACCGCTACGACCCGGGTGCCGCACCGGATGGTCTCGCTGGTGATGAGGGCACGTTCTCGTTGTGCAGCTTCAACTACGTGACCGCGCTGGCGGTGTCCGGGCAGCTCGAGAAGGCGCGGCTGGTGTTCGAGAAGATGCTCACCTACGGCAACCACCTCGGCCTCTACGCCGAGGAGATCGGCCCGACCGGGGAGCAACTCGGCAACTTCCCGCAGGCGTTCACCCACCTGGCCTTGATCGACGCCGCGCTCGCACTCGACAAGGCGCTCGACGGCTGA